CAAGACCAGATTTGGCTCCATGATTCTTAGATTTCTAAACTTCGTGTCCTGCTAATCAGCTTTCGAAAAGCCACGTGATTAATTGTAGATCCAAAGAATTGCAGTGTGACTCTACATGACCCCTGTGAGACAGGTGGAAGCTGATAAGATTGAACATCACaccctgttaaaaaaaacaaacaactccgATAAGATTGAAGCCCTGGTCAGGGCTCATGTCTGTACCTTTAAGATTATCTAATTCTCACTGTTCTTTTTTATTTCCTGGAAGCAGTGATGCCCGGGCTTGTGACGTAGTTGCTGGACACAACGCCTGCTGAGTGCCAAGGGACATCCCATCTGCAAAGACAGACCTATTCTGCTCCTTAGCACCAAAGACGCCCCACTCTCCTCCTCTGTGAGCCTCAGAAATACTGTGTGAGAAAATGGCCAGTCACAAAGATCCTCGTTTTCTGCACAACCTTTCCTTCCACCCTCGATGGCATCAgggtgcaatcaaaattaaacaaaagagACTTGTTAACACTGGCCGCAGCAAAAACCGGTGTGGGTGTAGTTTATTTCAATTACAATCATTGTCAACGTCGTTATCATCACCATTGTTATCATCTGAATCACATCTGCCATTGACCCCAGTGCAGTGCTCCAGGAGCTGGCGGGGGAAATGGTTCATTGTCTTCCTCCTAATGGTTTCCTTTCTGCCATCTCAAGCTTGGGCAACAACTTTCAAGGTGGCCCTGGTgggaccctggacatgtgacctctTATACTCCAAAGCCCATCCTGACTTGGCAGCCCGCCTTGCAACTAGTCGCATTAACAAAGACCCCTACCTCAACAAAGGCTACTGGTATGACTACACGCTGATCAATGAGGACTGCAAAGCATCCCGTGCACTTGCTCGATTTGCTGAGCTGGATGGTTACGGTTCTGCTTTCCTGGGCCCGGCCAACCCAGGCTACTGCTCCTCAGCTGCTTTGTACACAAAAGAGTGGGATGTTGGGATTCTTTCCTGGGCATGTCTCAAACCTCACATGAAAGACAGCGGGATGTATCCCACCTTCCTTCGGCCGATACCACTCTCATCCCAGGTGCTTTTCACTGTGCTGAGGTACTTTAAGTGGGCCCACGTTTCCATAATCTCAGAGGAATCGGACATTTGGGAGGCTACGGGACATGAGCTGGCTTCATCATTGAGAGCCCTGGGCCTGCCTGTTCACCCTGTGGTCACCATGGAGAATGTCAAAGATGGAGCCAGGAAAGCTCTGACGGAAGTACGGGAGGCAGACCGGGTTAGAGGTGAGTCAGAGGAGAAATCAACTCATACCCAAcaacatattcatcacattcatggATCACGCTGACAATTAATTTTGTGTCTCCCCTGTCTGTTTGTTCAGTGGTCATCATGTGCATGCCTTCGGTCCTGATTGGTGGGGAATCTCAGTACCAACTCCTGACCACAGCCTTGGCCATGCGCATGATTGATCGTGGCTATGTTTTTATCCCATATGACACCCTCCTCTACGCTCTGCCCTACAATGGTGCATCGTACCACATGCTGGGCAATGACACCAAGCTGCGAAAAGCCTATGACGGGGTCCTCACCATCACCATGGACTCTGGTGAACGCAACTTCTATGAGGCCTTCAAAGACGCTCAGGACAGCTATGAAATCCGCTCTAGCACCCCACCAGAACAGGTGAGAATCGATTTCAAATCTAGAAATAACAAAGATTTTACATCACAACAGATTATACATTATCATGCATGTAACCTCATGGTGTGTATGAGTCTATACAAATTAGCAGTGATGGAATATTACCAGTAATTAGTGTCTTTAGGTACAGATTTTAGGGAATTTACTTGAGTATTTTAACTTTCTGCAACTTcatacttttacttcactactttTTAGAagcaaatatttatatttttttcttttttttttgtctgacagCTGTAGTTACTTTTCACATTGCATTTTTTCACACCCTTCTTATACAGTGAGAACCACATATCTCTGTGTTGAACAGAAGGATTTAATGTGCCTATGGGTTGAGAGAGTTCTCCCCTCTCAGGTGAAATAAACTCTAGAACCCCTTGAACCTCTTGAATTAACTGGAAAATACATTGGCAAAAGCTGAAAACAGGTCTGTCAGAGGTTCTCACAGAACAGTGAcactacaaacatatgatgatgtTGTGGAATATGACGCATTGCTGTTGATTAAGCTATCGACAGtggaaaaaatagattaaaaaaatgaaacaagatttaaaaaaaaacgtgATAGGGTTGATCAAGTGAGCTCAGTCTTTTACAGTACAGTAACTACTTTATTTGCATACTCTGTTGATAATACTTAGATAATTTTACTTCAGTAACATGCTGAATTCAGAACATTTACTGGTGATGGAGTATTTTCACTGTCAATTAGTAGTAGTTTTGGTTAAGTAAAGGATTTGGACACTTCACCATTGGTGTAAATCACATATTTGCACATACAATAACACACTAAAATAAAGCATGTTTATATCTCATTTTATAGGTTTCTCCATTCTTCGGCACCATTTACAACATGATGTACTTCATAGCTATGGCTGTTGAACAGGCCCGTGCCAATGGAGGACGCTGGGTAACTGGTGAAATCCTCAGTAACAACGGGGGAGGTTTTGAGTTCAACGGTTTCAATCAGCCCTTGAGTGCGAGCAGATATGACGGAGGGATGCAGGCTCGTTACGTAGTGCTGGACTACAGCGGCATGGGTGGAACTCTCTACTCCACCCATGCTCTGGATGCTATAcatacagatggacggacgggGGGCTTGAAGTACCTCGGACGTTCAATCCATTTTGCAGGCAGTACACCATATACAGACTCAAGCTGCTGGTTTAGTCCATACTTTGCCTGTTCTGGAGgtgactgcactaggactgcacttaTTACATAACATTGCATTCATCAGTGTATATGTGCATCCAATCTGactttgtgttttgtctttttcaataGGACTCGATACGGTTACTATCTTCTTTCTTTTGCTTCTGTTCATCGTATTGGCTGCAGGAGGAGTTTACTTCTTTAAGCACTACAAGTAAATAGAACATTAGGCCATAACACAGTATATGATTTGATGTATTGTTTTATATggtttaacaaaaaaacaaatttttcatCTGTTCAGGAGAATGGGCAGGATTGGATTCAGCTTTGGAACCAGTGGTAATGGTGGATCCTCAAAGGTGATCCTGACCCTGGATGATTTGGTGTTCATCAACACTCAGATCAGCAAACGGGTCAGTTATGTTTTTCTTAGTGTGTTTTGTGGTCTCTGtatattaaaaatacatgaaCTCTATTCTGATCCCTGTTCTTTGGTTTCTGTGTGGGCAGAAACTGAACGATGAAAGCATTCTGAGAAGTCAGCTGGATATGAAAACGCCTCATCACTCTGTGTCCGGTCGCAGCTACATGGCCTCCACGCCAGACAGCTCAAACGTTGCTGTCTTTGAGGTGAAACCAACAGGAATATTAGTCTGTCATCAACACACATAAACACTTTTATTTCTCAAGATTTGTCCAGTTtgctcatttttttgtgtgtgtttgaacaTGCCAGGGCGATTGGGTTTGGTTGAAGAAATGTCCCAGTGGTGCAGTTTCAAGTATCAACAGTGTCACAGAGGATATCTTTGTCAAAGTAAGGATATTTTTCAAGGATGGGGAAAAACATCATTgaattaaatgtatttaatgtgtctTGGTTGCCTGGTGTCTTAAGAGTTTCAGATCAAAAACcaataaatgtctaaaaaaaatcagttcattCCATCACTTCTCACAGCCTTGGTGATTTCATTGTCTTCCTTTCAGCTCAGAGACATGAGGCACGAGAATCTAAATCTGTTCTTGGGTCTGTTCTTTGACTCTGGGATCTTTGGGGTTGTGACCGAACACTGTAGTCGTGGCAGCCTAGAGGATTTGCTCAGCAATGAGGA
The Sphaeramia orbicularis chromosome 14, fSphaOr1.1, whole genome shotgun sequence DNA segment above includes these coding regions:
- the gucy2d gene encoding retinal guanylyl cyclase 1 encodes the protein MASHKDPRFLHNLSFHPRWHQGAIKIKQKRLVNTGRSKNRCGCSLFQLQSLSTSLSSPLLSSESHLPLTPVQCSRSWRGKWFIVFLLMVSFLPSQAWATTFKVALVGPWTCDLLYSKAHPDLAARLATSRINKDPYLNKGYWYDYTLINEDCKASRALARFAELDGYGSAFLGPANPGYCSSAALYTKEWDVGILSWACLKPHMKDSGMYPTFLRPIPLSSQVLFTVLRYFKWAHVSIISEESDIWEATGHELASSLRALGLPVHPVVTMENVKDGARKALTEVREADRVRVVIMCMPSVLIGGESQYQLLTTALAMRMIDRGYVFIPYDTLLYALPYNGASYHMLGNDTKLRKAYDGVLTITMDSGERNFYEAFKDAQDSYEIRSSTPPEQVSPFFGTIYNMMYFIAMAVEQARANGGRWVTGEILSNNGGGFEFNGFNQPLSASRYDGGMQARYVVLDYSGMGGTLYSTHALDAIHTDGRTGGLKYLGRSIHFAGSTPYTDSSCWFSPYFACSGGLDTVTIFFLLLLFIVLAAGGVYFFKHYKRMGRIGFSFGTSGNGGSSKVILTLDDLVFINTQISKRKLNDESILRSQLDMKTPHHSVSGRSYMASTPDSSNVAVFEGDWVWLKKCPSGAVSSINSVTEDIFVKLRDMRHENLNLFLGLFFDSGIFGVVTEHCSRGSLEDLLSNEDVRLDWMFKSSLLMDLIRGMKYLHHRGIIHGRLKSRNCVVDGRFVLKVTDYGFNEILNSQNIDTEGEKPEDLLWTAPELLRSSSIRKRGTFYGDVYSFAIVVQEVISRSAPYCMLDMPPKEIIGKIRDPPPLCRPTVSVDEAPLDVIQVMKQAWSEEPEKRPNFEEIFKQFKNITKGKKTNIIDSMLRMLEQYSSNLEDLIRERTEELEVERQKTDNLVAQMLPKSVAQALKTGKPVKPEHFSEVTLYFSDIVGFTTISALSEPIEVVDLLNDLYTLFDAIIGLHDVYKVETIGDAYMVASGVPARNGNRHAAEMANMSLDILHCIGTFKMRHMPELRVRIRIGLHSGPVVAGVVGLTMPRYCLFGDTVNTASRMESTGLPYRIHVNQSTVDVLNSLKLGYKIQVRGLTELKGKGIENTYWLVGREDFNKPLPIPPDLQGGSNHGIGIDEIPVDRRQKFLDRQKKMG